Within Psychrobacter sp. DAB_AL43B, the genomic segment AGCAAAGTCTGCGCGCCCATACGTGCAGCAGCTAAAGCTGCTTCTGTACCGGCATGACCACCACCGATGACTACCACGTCGTAATTTTTTGGGTATTGCATGTATGCCTCGCTTGACGGATTGCGACTGTGCCACTACAAGTAATTGATTTATTAGCAATAACTTGTAGTAGGATAAATCAGCATCGGTCGTGTTTAGAAAATTAATAGCCGGTAATTATAGCAATTTTTAAGCACTTTTTCCCGATGCTTTTAAAATAATTGCATTAGAAATAATGAGACAATACTTTATTAATGATTATCTCATTTAACTTAACTGCTTTGACTTAACCAATCTGATTTAACTAAGAGGAACGATATGATCTGAATGACCGCTGCTAAGCATATGGTGGCTGCCATAACCTTCTGGATTAATCTGCAAATACGCATTCATCTGGCCAATTGCATCACCATCATTACTGGCCAAAATCTGCTCTTTAATCAACTCAACCGGCGGCAGTAGCAAGTTTTTTAGCAAGGCTAAACGCTGATCGTTATCGCCTTTATTGACGACCATCTCGATGAGCTGACGCGCATCAATAGGTAAATCTGGCGTGTTTTGTGCCAGTAATACCAAATGATAAGCACCGGCTGCATCTTGATCGGCAACGATGCGCTGCTCAATGGCAATATAAGTCGCTTCAGTTGCACCGCCTGCTACGCTTAATTGATGGATACATTTGAGTGCTGAATGTGGCTCGTTACCTGCGATATCAATCAAACGTATCGATTCATTTTTTAGGTGCTCACGGCGTTTTTCGATAGCCGCTTGCTCGGCAGCTTCTGCTGCATTAACTTGTTGCTCTATTGGTTGATTAGTCATAATAATACTCTCTTATCATTAATATTTTGATCATACTGAATCTTGAGTCATATATGGGGTCAAAACTGACAAAAACAATAAAAGCCCGAGCAACCATTTAAGGACTTGCTCGGGCTTTTAGGGATAATACTCATCAGCTTAATGATAAAAAAGCTTAAGGAGTTGTTTCTATCGATTATGCCGCTGGGCTATTTTCTTCGACCAAAGGCTTTAATTCGCCTGATTGATACATTTGTAAAATAATGTCTGAGCCACCCATCAATTCACCGTCAATCCACAACTGTGGAAAGGTTGGCCAATTAGCGATTTTAGGTAAAGTGGCACGGATTTCTGGATTTTCTAAAATATTTACAAAGGCAAACGGACGACCGATTTGGGTAAGAACCTCAATCGATTTCGCAGAAAAACCACACTGCGGAAACTGCGGTGTGCCTTTCATATAAAGAATCACTTTATTGTCTTTGATTTGATCACGAATCAGCTGTTCAACATCGTTTGCAGCAGTATTGGGGGTTTGCTCACTCATAAAAGCTCCTATTGATAAAGCAGTGTATTGAAAATAGTTACTTAATTTGCCAAATCATTAATGATAGACCATTAACTTCAGCATGTAAGGTGTTTGGTACATGGGGCGATTATTGCCAAATTACAAGCATGTTTAACATATGGCATTTCTACCAACCATGATTAATCGTTTAACGATTAAAGGTTTAACGACTAAGCATCAAACATTAGGTACCAATAATACCACGGCATTGGCCATAATGCCCTCTTGCCGACCAGTAAAGCCCAGTTTTTCAGTGGTCGTCGCCTTCACGCTAATATTACTCACATCAGTTTGCAAGTCGCTGGCAATATTATCACGCATGGCTTGATTATACGGCGCCAGTTTTGGACGCTCGCACATCACTGTGATATCTGCATTGCCCAAAGTATAACCGGCAGCTAAAACTTTACCATACACATAACGGAGTAGTACCCGTGAATCAAGTCCGGCATGCGCCATATCGGTATCTGGAAAATGCTGCCCAATATCACCAAGCGCCAGCGCACCGAGCAGCGCATCAGCAAGCGCGTGTAATACCACATCGCCATCAGAGTGCGCTAGCAAACTATGGGTATGCTCTATCGGCACACCCGCTAGTATCACATATTGCTGCTGTTGACCATTATTATGAAACGCATGGACGTCAATACCTTGACCAATTTTTATCATTATTTTCCCAAATAAGTTAAGGGTGATTAGAATAATTTAAAATCATTATCTGAATTTTTAAAGCTATTTTACTAGCAGTAAGATGCCATAGGTCGCCACCAGTTTCAATTAGCTGGTATAATATGACGCTTATTTTATCATAATACCAAATCCAAAAGATAAACCGGCACTGTCAACTTGCCAAGCCTACCAATCATAGTCATTGCCGTAGTCTTCAGTGCCATTATAAACTTTGGACAAAGTATAAATAGTTGAGCCGCTCTATGTCAGCCATGCCAAATACCTCAAATACACCAGTTTCTGATTCTTTTAGCGTCCATCGCCCTTTAACGCTTGCCGATATTGACCATCCTAGCACTAAGCATGTGATTGTTGGTATGTCAGGCGGCGTTGACTCTTCTGTGTCTGCTGTTTTACTTCAGAAAGCGGGCTTTAAGGTAGAAGGTCTGTTTATGAAGAACTGGGAAGAAGATGACGGCACTGAATACTGTACGGCGATGGATGATTTGGCGGACGCGCAAGCGGTCTGTGACAAAATCGGTATTAAGCTGCATACGGCTAACTTTGCGATGGAATATTGGGATCGCGTTTTTGAGCATTTTTTAGCCGAATATAAAGCCGGTCGTACGCCCAATCCAGATATTTTATGCAATAAAGAGATTAAGTTCAAAGCATTTTTAGATTATGCCTTGACCCTAGGCGCTGATTATATCGCTACCGGTCACTATACCCGCCGCAGTATTAATTATACGAATGCTAATGGCGAAACAGTGGCACAGCTCTTACGTGGACTGGATAGTAACAAAGACCAAAGTTACTTCTTGCATGCTGTTGGTGGCGACAAACTTGCCAAAACACTATTTCCTGTGGGCGAGCTTGAAAAACCAGTGGTTCGTCAAATCGCTGAAGAACATGACCTAATTACCGCCAATAAAAAAGACTCCACCGGTATTTGCTTTATTGGTGAGCGCCGCTTTAAAGACTTCTTACAACAGTACTTGCCGGCGCAAAAAGGCGACATTGTCACTGACGATGGCTTCACTATCGGTACTCACGACGGCCTGATGTATTACACCTTAGGTCAGCGTGGCGGTATCGGTATCGGTGGTGTTAAAGACCGTGTTGAGGCACCGTGGTTTGTGCTTGCAAAAGACTTAGATAAAAACCGTCTAATAGTCGGTCAAGGTCATGAGCATCCGATGATGCTGAGCAATGAGCTGCAAGCTTATAAGCTTGATTGGGTCGATAGTTTGCCACCTGTGGATATTTTCAGCTCAGATGGCTTACGCTGTATGGCAAAATCTCGCTATCGCCAGCCTGACCAAGCCTGTCGAGTGTTTGCGATAAATGCTGATGGTAGTGAGGTGCGTGTGGTGTTTGATGAACCACAGCGTGCGGTCACTCCCGGTCAATCAGCGGTATTTTATATTGACGAGGTTTGTTTAGGCGGCGGCGTGATTGCTTCTATTGATGCGCCTTGTGGGTTTTAGAAGACCCACGGCACCTTGATTAAAATGCTTATCTTTATCGTTACTATTTGGCTCTCAACGCTAATATTGCTACTACTTGGAATCTCCAAATTAGCTAAGAAGCGAGAGCCTAATTACTCATTCAAGAAACGCAACTTCTTACTAGCAGCTCTGGTGATTCAAGTTATCTGCTCATTCGCTTTTATAGCAATTTTTATATCAGCAGTTTTTGATACAGCTGCTTCCGTTTAACTTTGATAATTATTCGATTACCTCATAAATATTATAAGTTAACTGAGCCACGGGCTGAAGCTCTGAGGTAAATTGATAAAAACGGATATCATAGCTTCCCGGAGTCCAACCATCATAGGGTTTAAAACTTACCCAATTCTGATTACTGTTGGCGACAATATTCTTTTTCTCAAATAACAACACTTGCCCTGTTTGATTATTGACCCATTTTACAAATACAAAAGGGCTAGTAGGGACTTTACCATCTGTGTCCAAATGCACAAATAGCTTAGTATCTTTATTTAAAGTTGAAGTATCTAAAGAATTTGAAGGCATTACTGGACTTAAAGATAATTTGACATTACCTACTAATGGCTGATTATCATTTGATTCGTATAGTTCTTCGACAGCTCGCTGGGCAAAGCGTCTTTTATCTGAGATAACATCACTGGAGCCTTTTGTCATAAATTTATCAACGTACTGCCCTAGAATATAATCCGGCATGTCATTAACGATGTTTAAAGCTTGCTGCTGTGAATAATCGTTAATAGAGGAAGATGGTACCTTTGTATTTGGAACAGCTGGTAATGCTCCTGCGTCTGTATTATTTGCGCAACTCTCTAACGCCACTAAAGTATTATTTGCTTGATTAGAACCATCTTGATTATTTGTATTTATAGGGATGTGCTGTTTTGTCTGCATAACCCGATCTATTTGCTGTTTGCTCATAAACAAATAAGTACTTAAAATACCAAATAAAAAGGCAACAAGAACAGATGAGATAAATAAGGTTTTATCTTTCATAAGGTACTTTATTTACTTATAAACCTATTTATAAAAAAAGGTATTGACTGCTTATATAGCCAACACCTTATATATCAAATATTTATTTGATAATGTGATGATAAAAAACTACCAAAATATTTTATTCAATGACTATATTAAGGGCACTTTAATACAAATTTTCCAATATTTGTACCTTTTAAATATGTACTGTTAGAAGAACTGAATCCACCAATCTTACCATCTAGTGTCATTGTATTGCCATTACAACCAATTACCATGTTTGCATCAGCATTTTTATCTTCAAATCTACAGCTATCTTTGACAAGACCGGTGATAGTTGTACCTGATACGTTACAAGGTTTTTTAGTGGTGATATCAGTTTGGGTAGGTGGCGTCGTATTCGAACCAGTATAAGAACCACTACTATCAGAGTCACCGCCACAAGCGGTTAGGCTCAGTGCTGCACCTAATAAAAATACACCCATTAATTTATTCATTATTAAGCCTTATTTAAATTATTTTTGCAATATATCACTCTCTTTTTATTAAGTAAACATTATTTCGCTAATGTAACGATTTTTGCCCTAGTTTTATGTGCAATCAGGTTATAATTAGGTTATTAATGAAAATAAAGCTATTAATCCTTTATACTTATACATTTTCTGCTTTTGCGCTTTATAGCGCTATTTTTTTTAATAACCATTTGAGGTATTACTATGAATCTACTTACCGCCCTCTCTCCAATTGATGGTCGTTACGCCTCTAAAGCTGATAGCTTGCGCCCTTATTTATCTGAATTTGGTCTGATTAAAGCTCGAGTCACCGTTGAGATTCGCTGGTTGCAGTCTTTGGCGGATAACAATGAGATTGGTGAATTAGCAGCGTTTGATACTGATACCAATGCTTTTTTAAATGCTATCGTTGATAACTTTAGTGAAGCAGATGCGCAAGCGATTAAAGACATTGAAGCGACGACCAACCACGACGTGAAAGCGGTTGAGTACTTTATCAAAGATAAGTTCCGTGGTCAGGCAGCACTAGAAGATTCACTAGAGTTTATTCATTTTGCTTGTACCAGTGAAGATATTAACAACCTATCATACGCGTTAATGCTAAAAGACAGCCGCGAGATTGTCGTTGCCAAAATGCAAGAAGTGACTGATAGCATCGTTAATCTAGCAATTACTCATGCTGATCAACCGATGCTTTCACGTACTCATGGTCAAACGGCTAGTCCAACGACTTTAGGTAAAGAGATGGCAAACGTCGCTTACCGCCTAGCCCGTCAAATCAAAAAAATCGGTCAAGTAGAGCTACTCGGTAAAATCAATGGCGCGGTTGGTAACTATAATGCTCACTATGCTTCATATCCTGACGTTGATTGGCAAACCCATGCTGAAAAATTTATCGATGAAAGCCTTGAGCTAACTTTCAATCCTTATACCACCCAAATTGAGCCGCATGATTATATCGCTGAGCTGTTTGATGTGGTTAAACGTTTCAATACTATCTTAATCGATTTTAACCGTGATATTTGGCAATATATTAGCTTAGGCTATTTTAAACAACGCCTAAAAGATGGCGAAGTGGGTTCTTCTACCATGCCGCATAAAGTCAACCCGATTGATTTTGAAAACTCTGAAGGTAACTTAGGCGTTGCTAATGCCATGCTTGCTCATTTGGGTGAAAAGCTACCTATTTCACGTATGCAGCGCGATTTATCAGACTCTACTGTTCTTCGTAATATTGGTGTTGGTCTGGCACAAAGTATGATTGCTTATGATGCTTGCTTAAAAGGTGTCGGTAAGCTTGAATTAAATGCTAAGCGTTTAAATGATGACTTAGATAATGCACAAGAAGTGTTGGCTGAACCGATTCAAACCGTCATGCGCCGCTATCGTGTTGAAAACCCGTACGAAAAACTTAAAGCTTTGACGCGTGGTAATGCCATGACTCGTGAAGCGATGCTGACATTCGTCGAAAGTGATGAATTATCTGCCGTTAGCGATGCTGATAAAGCACGCCTACGTGAGATGACACCTGCAACTTATGTGGGTAATGCAGCTGAGCAAGCACGCACGATTAAAGAGTGGATTGCCAAGATTTAATCATTAGCTATTAATAACAGTTTACAAAAAAGACAAGCGTGCAACATGCTGCGAAACTTTAAATCGGTAGTTGTCAGTACTATGGCGGTGTTAATCGTTATGGTACTGGCAAGTATTGAGCCTCTAGAATGGTCAAGCTACCTGTTGCATCAGTTTGGCACACTGCTTTTTCTAGCATTAATGCTGGGCGCTTATCGTTACGGGTATATTAGCTCGCGCTCCTACGCACTTGCTTCAATCTTTCTCTTTATTCACATTATAGGGGCACGCTATTTATACTCGTATGTACCTTATGATGCTTGGACGCAGCAGCTATTTGGTATAAGCCTAAACGAGTTATTTGGTTGGCAGCGGAATATGTACGACAGGCTCGTGCATTTTAGCTACGGGCTTTTGCTATTTTTTGCGATGATTGAGAGTTCAAAGTCTATATTTAAGGTTCAATCAACGAAGCTATTAGTAGCGATTGCACTTATGGTTAATATGTCGTCAAGCCTACTTTATGAGCTACTAGAATGGGGTATTGCGACAACTTTATCACCAGAAGCCGCGGAAGCTTATAATGGTCAGCAAGGGGATGTTTGGGATGCCCACAAAGATATGGCTTTAGCACTACTCGGTGGGCTGATTGCGGCAGCTATTACTCTATTTCAAACTCGTAAACGACCTATAATCAAGTTATAAATTAATCGTCTTTTTTGTCATCATCACTGTCGCCCGGTATGATGGCTTTGGTAACAGCGACAGTGCCTTTGACCACGCCTTTGGTGGTTTTATAGGCGACTTTTACAGGTACGGTAACAATTTTATGTACGCAGGCTTGTAGCAAAAACACGCTGGCGATGATGACGATAAAATGCAGTTTTTTCATAAGTTTCCTAGGATTAACGAGATATTCTGACGATAAGCATCAGTTAAGCGATGGTCATCAGTTAGGTGATAATCATAAACCAATAAACTCTGCCTATAAAGCAATCCTTATTATTAATCACCTGCCCCTTTCAAAATACGGAACTATCAATGACCTCTATACCTCTTTGTTTACCCGACTCTATTACTCCAGAGCAATTTTTAGCAGAATACTGGCAAAAAAAACCACTTTTAATTAAGCAAGGTTTACCACAATTAATTGGTATGTTTGAGCCGGATGACATGCTTGGTTTGGCGTTAGAAGAAGATGCCACAGCGCGTCTGCTTACTCAAGATACTGTTAAACAAACAAATCAGCCGCAATGGCAACTTAAGAAAAGTCCATTGACGGAAGCAGATTTTGATAATCTGCCAGAACAATGGACAGTATTGGTACAAAATCTTGAGCAATGGTCACCTGAGCTTGGCCAATTGTGGCAAGCATTTGACTTTATACCACAATGGCAGCGCGATGATATTATGGTTTCCTATGCGCCAAAAGGCGGCTCAGTTGGCAAACACTATGATGATTACGATGTTTTTTTAGCGCAAGGTTATGGTCAGCGCCGTTGGCAACTGGGCAAGTTTTGCGATAAAGATACTGAGTTTGTCGCTGATGAGCCCATTCGATTGTTTGATGATATGGGCGAGATTATTTTTGATGAGATATTGGAGGCCGGTGATGTACTTTATGTGCCACCAAAGCTGTCACATTTTGGTGTTGCCCAAGAGGATTGTCTAACCTTCTCATTTGGCTGTCGCCGTCCGAATTTAATGCAAATTATCGATAGCTTAGCCGATATCGCCACCAACGACAGCGCTTTATTTATACCGATGTTATTGCCACAAGCTGTGCAAGCGTCAGGTGAATTAAAGACTGATAGTATTGATGCTATCAAAGCTCAGCTATTGCAAATGCTACAATCTGAGCGCGGTGATCATATTATTCGCCAAGCAGTATCTGAAGTGGTCAGTAAACGTCAATATGATGCGCTAGTACCTGAAGAAACCATGAATACTGACGAGATGATAGCTGCATTGGCAACCGGTGCTACATTACAAGCCGATTATAGCAATCGCTTGTTATATACCCAAGTGCATAATGACATCGTTTTATATGCCAATGGGCAGCGCCTAGATGATTTGCATGTAAACTCAATAGCACTACTCGTACGCTTATCTAATGGCGAGTATTTAACGCTTGATGATATGGAAGGGATTAACCCTGATGAAGTGATGGAGTGGTTAGAAAACGGTTGGGTGTGGCTGAATTACCCAGAATAATACGATAGCTATAATTACTAACTCATTCTTAATGAGTTTTAT encodes:
- the mnmA gene encoding tRNA 2-thiouridine(34) synthase MnmA, with translation MSAMPNTSNTPVSDSFSVHRPLTLADIDHPSTKHVIVGMSGGVDSSVSAVLLQKAGFKVEGLFMKNWEEDDGTEYCTAMDDLADAQAVCDKIGIKLHTANFAMEYWDRVFEHFLAEYKAGRTPNPDILCNKEIKFKAFLDYALTLGADYIATGHYTRRSINYTNANGETVAQLLRGLDSNKDQSYFLHAVGGDKLAKTLFPVGELEKPVVRQIAEEHDLITANKKDSTGICFIGERRFKDFLQQYLPAQKGDIVTDDGFTIGTHDGLMYYTLGQRGGIGIGGVKDRVEAPWFVLAKDLDKNRLIVGQGHEHPMMLSNELQAYKLDWVDSLPPVDIFSSDGLRCMAKSRYRQPDQACRVFAINADGSEVRVVFDEPQRAVTPGQSAVFYIDEVCLGGGVIASIDAPCGF
- a CDS encoding cupin domain-containing protein, yielding MTSIPLCLPDSITPEQFLAEYWQKKPLLIKQGLPQLIGMFEPDDMLGLALEEDATARLLTQDTVKQTNQPQWQLKKSPLTEADFDNLPEQWTVLVQNLEQWSPELGQLWQAFDFIPQWQRDDIMVSYAPKGGSVGKHYDDYDVFLAQGYGQRRWQLGKFCDKDTEFVADEPIRLFDDMGEIIFDEILEAGDVLYVPPKLSHFGVAQEDCLTFSFGCRRPNLMQIIDSLADIATNDSALFIPMLLPQAVQASGELKTDSIDAIKAQLLQMLQSERGDHIIRQAVSEVVSKRQYDALVPEETMNTDEMIAALATGATLQADYSNRLLYTQVHNDIVLYANGQRLDDLHVNSIALLVRLSNGEYLTLDDMEGINPDEVMEWLENGWVWLNYPE
- a CDS encoding DUF2238 domain-containing protein is translated as MLRNFKSVVVSTMAVLIVMVLASIEPLEWSSYLLHQFGTLLFLALMLGAYRYGYISSRSYALASIFLFIHIIGARYLYSYVPYDAWTQQLFGISLNELFGWQRNMYDRLVHFSYGLLLFFAMIESSKSIFKVQSTKLLVAIALMVNMSSSLLYELLEWGIATTLSPEAAEAYNGQQGDVWDAHKDMALALLGGLIAAAITLFQTRKRPIIKL
- the purB gene encoding adenylosuccinate lyase, translated to MNLLTALSPIDGRYASKADSLRPYLSEFGLIKARVTVEIRWLQSLADNNEIGELAAFDTDTNAFLNAIVDNFSEADAQAIKDIEATTNHDVKAVEYFIKDKFRGQAALEDSLEFIHFACTSEDINNLSYALMLKDSREIVVAKMQEVTDSIVNLAITHADQPMLSRTHGQTASPTTLGKEMANVAYRLARQIKKIGQVELLGKINGAVGNYNAHYASYPDVDWQTHAEKFIDESLELTFNPYTTQIEPHDYIAELFDVVKRFNTILIDFNRDIWQYISLGYFKQRLKDGEVGSSTMPHKVNPIDFENSEGNLGVANAMLAHLGEKLPISRMQRDLSDSTVLRNIGVGLAQSMIAYDACLKGVGKLELNAKRLNDDLDNAQEVLAEPIQTVMRRYRVENPYEKLKALTRGNAMTREAMLTFVESDELSAVSDADKARLREMTPATYVGNAAEQARTIKEWIAKI
- the grxD gene encoding Grx4 family monothiol glutaredoxin, yielding MSEQTPNTAANDVEQLIRDQIKDNKVILYMKGTPQFPQCGFSAKSIEVLTQIGRPFAFVNILENPEIRATLPKIANWPTFPQLWIDGELMGGSDIILQMYQSGELKPLVEENSPAA
- a CDS encoding NF038104 family lipoprotein codes for the protein MKKLHFIVIIASVFLLQACVHKIVTVPVKVAYKTTKGVVKGTVAVTKAIIPGDSDDDKKDD
- the ispF gene encoding 2-C-methyl-D-erythritol 2,4-cyclodiphosphate synthase; translation: MIKIGQGIDVHAFHNNGQQQQYVILAGVPIEHTHSLLAHSDGDVVLHALADALLGALALGDIGQHFPDTDMAHAGLDSRVLLRYVYGKVLAAGYTLGNADITVMCERPKLAPYNQAMRDNIASDLQTDVSNISVKATTTEKLGFTGRQEGIMANAVVLLVPNV